One genomic segment of Gemmatimonadaceae bacterium includes these proteins:
- a CDS encoding enoyl-CoA hydratase/isomerase family protein, with amino-acid sequence MTTTSMFSADGSVDVRVEAGVATVRFGHPKGNSLPGTLLRSLASTIAQAGERDDVRVIVLRSEGDGAFCAGASFDELIAIENAADGREFFLGFARVILAMIGAPVPIVTAVQGKVAGGGVGMVAASDYAIAVETASLRLSELAVGIGPFVVGPVIARRIGTGAFGAMTLDADWRDAAWAERHGLYAQVVPDRAALDAAVAARARQLAAANPDAVRAIKRVLWEGTDEWESLLAKRAKISGELVLSDYTRAAIAQFKKG; translated from the coding sequence ATGACCACCACCTCCATGTTCTCCGCCGACGGCTCGGTGGATGTGCGCGTCGAAGCCGGTGTCGCGACCGTCCGCTTCGGCCACCCGAAGGGCAACAGCCTGCCGGGCACGCTCCTCCGGTCCCTCGCCTCGACCATTGCCCAGGCGGGTGAGCGCGATGACGTGCGCGTGATCGTGCTGCGCAGCGAGGGGGACGGCGCGTTCTGCGCCGGCGCGTCGTTCGACGAGCTGATCGCCATCGAGAACGCCGCGGACGGCCGGGAGTTTTTCCTGGGCTTTGCGCGCGTCATCCTGGCGATGATCGGCGCGCCGGTGCCGATCGTCACGGCGGTGCAGGGGAAGGTGGCCGGCGGCGGCGTCGGGATGGTCGCCGCGTCGGATTACGCCATCGCCGTCGAGACGGCGTCGCTGAGGTTGAGCGAACTGGCCGTCGGCATCGGCCCCTTCGTCGTCGGGCCCGTCATCGCTCGGCGCATCGGCACCGGCGCGTTCGGGGCGATGACCCTCGATGCCGACTGGCGCGATGCGGCGTGGGCGGAACGCCACGGGCTGTACGCGCAGGTCGTGCCTGATCGCGCGGCGCTCGACGCCGCGGTCGCCGCCCGCGCCCGGCAGCTGGCCGCCGCCAACCCCGACGCGGTGCGCGCGATCAAGCGAGTGCTCTGGGAAGGCACCGACGAGTGGGAAAGCCTGCTCGCGAAGCGCGCGAAGATCTCGGGCGAACTCGTGCTGAGCGATTACACGAGGGCGGCGATCGCGCAGTTCAAGAAGGGGTGA
- the paaA gene encoding 1,2-phenylacetyl-CoA epoxidase subunit PaaA gives MSSASQGAPLIPTTPPVADDAARLAQFEARIAADESIEPKDWMPERYRTQLVRMMSQHAHSEVVGMLPEGNWITRAPSLRRKMILLAKVQDEAGHGLYIYCGTETLGVDRHELVQQLLDGKAKYSSIFNYPTLTWADIGAIGWLVDGAAIVNQTMLAKASYGPYARAMVRICKEENFHKRQGYEIMATLARGTPAQRAMAQDALNRWWWPSLMMFGPHDKDSSNSDELMKWGIKRKSNDELRQRFINLTIAQVKAIDLTVPDPALRYDEASGDWITGPIDWDEFWRVVKGNGPCNSERIGARRKAHAEGRWVRDAAAAYAEKQQRDNRETTERQQTGMAT, from the coding sequence CTGTCCAGTGCCAGTCAAGGAGCCCCCCTGATACCGACCACGCCCCCGGTTGCGGACGATGCTGCCCGGCTTGCGCAGTTCGAGGCGCGCATCGCCGCCGACGAATCGATCGAGCCCAAGGACTGGATGCCGGAGCGCTACCGGACGCAACTGGTCCGGATGATGTCGCAGCACGCGCACTCCGAAGTGGTGGGCATGCTCCCCGAGGGAAACTGGATCACGCGCGCGCCGTCGCTGCGCCGCAAGATGATCCTGCTCGCCAAGGTGCAGGACGAAGCCGGGCACGGCCTCTACATCTACTGCGGCACCGAGACGCTGGGCGTGGACCGCCACGAGCTCGTGCAGCAGCTGCTCGACGGCAAGGCCAAGTACTCGAGCATCTTCAATTACCCCACGCTCACCTGGGCCGACATCGGCGCCATCGGCTGGCTCGTGGACGGCGCGGCGATCGTGAACCAGACGATGCTGGCCAAGGCGTCGTACGGCCCGTACGCACGGGCGATGGTGCGCATCTGCAAGGAAGAGAACTTCCACAAGCGCCAGGGCTACGAGATCATGGCGACGCTCGCCCGCGGCACGCCGGCGCAGCGGGCGATGGCGCAGGACGCGCTCAACCGCTGGTGGTGGCCGTCGCTGATGATGTTCGGCCCGCACGACAAGGACTCGAGCAACAGCGACGAGCTCATGAAGTGGGGCATCAAGCGCAAGAGCAACGACGAGCTGCGCCAGCGCTTCATCAACCTGACCATCGCGCAGGTGAAGGCCATCGACCTGACGGTCCCCGACCCCGCCCTTCGCTACGACGAGGCGTCCGGCGACTGGATTACCGGCCCGATCGACTGGGACGAGTTCTGGCGCGTCGTGAAGGGGAACGGCCCGTGCAACAGCGAACGCATCGGCGCGCGCCGGAAGGCCCATGCCGAAGGCCGATGGGTGCGTGACGCGGCGGCGGCGTATGCAGAGAAACAACAGAGAGACAACAGAGAGACAACAGAGAGACAACAGACGGGGATGGCGACGTGA
- a CDS encoding Lrp/AsnC family transcriptional regulator, with amino-acid sequence MPNNIRKHPDPSLIDRIDREILAYLQHDARISNKELAAKVGLAPSSCLARVRRLEASGALLGYHAEVDPRVYGVTLEAFIAIRLEKHARTAIAAFERHLGTLQEVRGVFHVAGSNDYLVHVAVRDAEHLRDFALAAFATRPEVGHMETSLIFSHKRNVFFGVRG; translated from the coding sequence ATGCCGAATAATATTCGGAAACACCCCGACCCGTCGCTGATCGACCGAATTGACCGCGAGATCCTGGCCTATCTCCAGCACGATGCGCGGATTTCAAACAAGGAACTGGCAGCGAAAGTGGGGCTCGCCCCATCCAGCTGCCTGGCGCGGGTGCGGCGACTCGAGGCGTCCGGGGCGCTCCTCGGCTATCACGCCGAGGTCGATCCGCGGGTCTACGGCGTGACGCTCGAGGCGTTCATCGCCATCCGGCTCGAGAAGCACGCGCGCACGGCGATCGCCGCCTTCGAACGTCACCTCGGCACGCTCCAGGAGGTGCGCGGCGTATTCCACGTCGCGGGGTCAAATGACTACCTCGTGCACGTCGCGGTGCGTGACGCCGAGCATCTTCGCGACTTCGCGCTCGCGGCCTTCGCGACGCGTCCCGAGGTGGGGCATATGGAGACGTCGCTGATTTTTTCGCACAAGAGAAATGTGTTTTTCGGAGTGCGTGGGTGA
- a CDS encoding hemerythrin family protein has protein sequence MQYLWTEAMATGDDEIDAEHRTLISWINRLSQANEAGTGESEVRRILTFLGIYATRHFANEESCFARHKCPHAAANKKAHEQFIETFGRIKAECDAKGVTESRALELQKSLGDWLQNHILKVDTSLKPCLKP, from the coding sequence ATGCAGTACCTGTGGACCGAGGCGATGGCGACTGGCGATGACGAGATCGACGCCGAGCACCGCACCTTGATTTCCTGGATCAATCGCCTCAGCCAGGCCAATGAGGCCGGAACGGGCGAGTCGGAAGTCCGAAGGATTCTCACGTTTCTGGGCATCTACGCTACGCGGCATTTCGCCAACGAGGAGTCGTGCTTTGCACGGCACAAGTGCCCGCACGCGGCGGCTAACAAGAAAGCGCACGAGCAGTTCATCGAGACCTTCGGGCGGATCAAGGCAGAGTGCGACGCGAAAGGCGTGACCGAGTCGCGGGCGCTCGAACTGCAGAAGTCGCTGGGCGACTGGCTGCAGAACCACATTCTGAAAGTGGATACGTCGCTGAAGCCGTGCCTGAAGCCATAA
- a CDS encoding PLP-dependent transferase — protein MRQNKKMAMENAFATRAVHAGRGDFIKLGVHAPPLDFSSTYPTPDLDVAARSFDSLVAGDAPEGTFVYQRLFNPTTDRFERALAELEGAEDAAAFASGMAAFSAVLLAAKSRGTHVVAVRPLYGTADHLLSSGLLGMSVTWTTQDAIGDVIRPDTALVVIETPANPTLELVDIAGVVRQAGTVPVLVDSTFATPVLQRPLAHGAALVLHSATKFLGGHGDLLAGVVAGSHALVRDIKHVRAATGGLLHPLASFLLHRGLPTLPLRVERAQETAIQLARLLADDRRVASVRFPALPGQDPRALLGRQMRGPGSVLSFEIGNDDPTVMRDFLGALEIITPAVSLGSTDSLIQPPAALTHRVVDAQAREEVGISRGLLRLSVGLEDARDLWRDLDHALAEVASRLEFRDHAHATPL, from the coding sequence ATGAGACAGAACAAGAAGATGGCGATGGAGAACGCCTTCGCTACTCGCGCCGTGCATGCGGGCCGGGGGGACTTCATCAAGCTCGGCGTGCATGCGCCGCCGCTCGACTTCAGCTCCACCTATCCAACACCCGACCTCGACGTCGCCGCGCGCTCCTTCGACAGTCTGGTGGCCGGCGACGCCCCCGAAGGGACCTTCGTCTACCAGCGCCTGTTCAATCCGACGACCGATCGCTTCGAACGCGCCCTGGCCGAACTCGAAGGGGCCGAGGATGCGGCGGCGTTCGCGTCGGGAATGGCGGCGTTCTCCGCCGTATTGCTCGCCGCGAAATCACGCGGCACGCACGTGGTGGCGGTGCGGCCGCTCTACGGCACCGCCGATCATCTCCTCAGTTCCGGCCTGCTCGGCATGTCGGTGACGTGGACCACCCAGGACGCGATTGGCGACGTCATTCGTCCGGACACGGCCCTGGTGGTGATCGAAACGCCGGCAAATCCGACGCTCGAACTCGTGGACATCGCGGGCGTCGTCCGGCAGGCCGGAACGGTGCCGGTGCTCGTCGATTCGACCTTCGCCACGCCGGTGCTGCAGCGGCCGCTGGCGCACGGGGCCGCGCTGGTGCTGCACAGCGCGACCAAGTTCCTCGGCGGGCATGGCGATCTCCTGGCGGGCGTCGTCGCCGGCTCGCACGCGCTGGTCCGCGACATCAAGCACGTGCGCGCGGCGACGGGCGGACTGTTGCACCCGCTCGCGTCGTTCCTGTTGCATCGCGGTCTGCCCACGCTGCCGCTTCGCGTGGAACGCGCCCAGGAGACGGCCATCCAACTGGCGCGGCTTCTCGCCGATGATCGCCGCGTGGCGAGCGTCCGGTTCCCGGCGCTTCCGGGGCAGGATCCTCGCGCGCTCCTCGGCCGCCAGATGCGCGGGCCGGGGAGTGTGCTCTCCTTCGAGATCGGCAACGACGACCCGACGGTCATGCGCGACTTCCTTGGCGCGCTCGAGATCATCACACCCGCGGTCAGCCTGGGGTCCACCGACTCGCTCATCCAGCCGCCCGCCGCGCTGACGCACCGGGTCGTCGATGCGCAGGCGCGTGAGGAAGTCGGGATCAGCCGCGGCCTGCTACGTCTGAGCGTCGGTTTGGAGGATGCCCGTGACCTGTGGCGCGACCTCGATCACGCGCTCGCCGAAGTGGCGTCGCGCCTGGAATTCCGCGATCACGCGCACGCAACTCCGCTGTAA
- a CDS encoding TonB-dependent receptor translates to MRSLLTLRLALLALAVAFCAPFRASAQAVDVIRGRIVGEDSIPIAGARVQAVSLSGNVTRRALTDNSGRFTITFPNGDGDYMVTVQAMGFSMKRFEVKRTADQEILIADAKLSRAMTELEAVKVTPGERARANRDDRQPDISGSERNVSAANVAAGDAGNLAAMAASLPGVTLVPGTSGDASGFSVLGLTPDQNASTLNGGSFGGADVPRDAGVSSSLSTSPYDVSRGGFSGAQFNIRSPSGNNFPTRTNSFNLDAPFLQWTDRAATALGQKYTNLSLGGLLSGPVKIDEAFYNFSYQLGRRSNDLQTLLNTSSTGLVTSGVSPDSASRLLNILRAKGIPLSPRGSLNNRTTDNGSLLATINIAPTGSRTGAAYALTFNGSANRSAPVGGSVSELPGHSGERTNYNGGVQARHSAYFESGFLSGFLSETNITLSGSRSAGDPYYAMPSGTVRINSTLPDGSMGVRGIQFGGSSILDNASRSASIGGINTLSWFAKNNKHRLKLTTELRRDAFNQDQTTNQLGSFSYLSLADLEAGRAASFSRQLSPRVRSGAQTVGALSVGDAWRKSNDLQIQYGVRVDGNAFSAGPTENPEIERLFAVKNSATPNHVYVSPRLGFSWQYGQGAQIPGFEGAIRGPRAVVRGGLGVFQNVPQSTLLGAALDNTGLTSGVQQLNCVGGTVPSQAWNTWATNAASIPSTCADGSVTSPFTNVSPNVSLFSKAWQSTRSVRGNLQWNGPVANGRFTATVDVTYSSNLNQPANYDLNFAGATRFSLASEGGRPVFAPATSIDPVTGITGPRASRLHLEYNAVNESRSDLRSESKQVTLRLVPMTFSSKLGWNIGYVFGDVREQYRGFQSTVGDPRTVAWSRSAAASRHQVQYSLNYNFFDAVRVNWFGNVRAGSYYTPGVSGDVNGDGLYNDRAFIPNPSTAADPALATAMQSLLRSSTGGARKCLESQLGRLADRNSCQGPWTHTAFLSVSFNPIKLHLPQRANIQFQVSNPIGAADLLVNGEDHLKGWGQTIQPEATLLYVRGFNPVTQRYTYEVNQRFGSTKPSQTTIRQPVTVTALMRFDLGPPRERTLLTQQLDRGRRLAGQKASESMLNAMYGAGGVTINPMAMILRQTDSLHLTSAQGDSLATMNRAYLIQLNRLWAPIIKELAGLSDNYSHEQAYAQYKKTREASVDILIRVAPRVKAVLTKEQQRKLPSLVAAHLDPWYLQSIRSATVGGTGGGPFMFMGGGAGGPGVQTIMISR, encoded by the coding sequence ATGAGATCCCTGCTTACCCTTCGCCTCGCGCTGCTTGCCCTTGCCGTTGCCTTCTGTGCCCCTTTCCGTGCCTCCGCGCAAGCGGTCGATGTCATCCGCGGCCGCATCGTGGGCGAGGATTCCATTCCCATTGCCGGCGCCCGCGTGCAGGCGGTGTCGCTGAGCGGCAACGTCACGCGTCGCGCGCTGACGGACAACAGTGGGCGCTTCACCATCACCTTTCCGAATGGCGACGGTGACTACATGGTCACCGTGCAGGCGATGGGCTTCTCGATGAAGCGCTTCGAGGTCAAGCGCACGGCCGACCAGGAGATCCTCATCGCCGATGCCAAGCTCTCGCGCGCAATGACGGAACTCGAGGCGGTGAAGGTCACGCCGGGCGAGCGCGCCCGGGCCAATCGCGACGACCGCCAGCCCGACATCTCGGGGAGCGAACGCAATGTGAGCGCCGCCAACGTCGCCGCGGGGGATGCGGGGAATCTCGCCGCGATGGCGGCCTCGCTGCCGGGGGTGACGCTCGTCCCCGGCACGAGCGGTGACGCCTCCGGTTTCTCGGTGCTGGGCCTCACGCCCGACCAGAACGCGTCCACGCTGAACGGCGGATCGTTTGGCGGCGCTGACGTGCCGCGGGACGCGGGCGTCTCGAGTTCGCTGTCGACGAGCCCCTACGATGTCTCGCGCGGCGGGTTCAGCGGCGCCCAGTTCAACATCCGGTCGCCGTCGGGGAACAACTTCCCGACGCGCACCAACTCGTTCAATCTCGACGCCCCGTTCCTGCAGTGGACCGACCGGGCGGCGACGGCGCTCGGCCAGAAGTACACGAACCTGTCGCTGGGCGGACTGCTCTCGGGACCGGTCAAGATTGACGAGGCGTTCTACAACTTCTCGTACCAGCTGGGGCGGCGATCCAACGACCTGCAGACGCTGCTCAATACGTCGTCCACCGGCCTCGTGACGAGCGGCGTGAGCCCCGATTCGGCGTCGCGCCTGCTGAACATCCTGCGCGCCAAGGGCATTCCCCTCTCGCCGCGCGGGTCGCTCAACAACCGCACCACCGACAACGGGTCGCTGCTCGCCACGATCAACATTGCGCCGACCGGGTCGCGCACCGGCGCGGCCTACGCGCTCACGTTCAACGGGTCGGCCAACCGCAGCGCGCCGGTGGGCGGCTCGGTGAGCGAGCTCCCCGGGCACAGCGGCGAGCGCACCAACTACAACGGCGGCGTGCAGGCCCGCCACTCGGCGTACTTCGAATCGGGCTTCCTGTCGGGCTTCCTGTCGGAGACCAACATCACGCTGAGCGGCTCGCGCAGCGCCGGCGATCCGTACTATGCGATGCCCAGCGGCACGGTGCGCATCAACTCCACGCTCCCCGACGGGTCGATGGGAGTGCGCGGCATCCAGTTCGGCGGGTCGTCGATCCTCGACAACGCGTCGCGCAGCGCGAGCATCGGCGGGATCAACACGCTCTCGTGGTTCGCGAAGAACAACAAGCACCGCCTCAAGCTCACGACCGAACTGCGCCGCGACGCGTTCAACCAGGATCAGACGACGAACCAGCTCGGGTCGTTCAGCTACCTGTCGCTGGCCGACCTCGAGGCCGGCCGGGCCGCGTCGTTCTCGCGGCAGCTCTCGCCGCGGGTGCGCAGCGGCGCGCAGACCGTGGGCGCGCTCTCGGTGGGCGACGCGTGGCGCAAGAGCAACGACCTGCAGATCCAGTACGGCGTGCGCGTTGACGGCAATGCGTTCAGCGCGGGCCCGACGGAAAACCCGGAGATCGAGCGGCTGTTCGCCGTGAAGAACAGCGCCACCCCCAATCACGTGTATGTCAGCCCGCGCCTCGGCTTCTCGTGGCAGTACGGCCAGGGCGCGCAGATTCCGGGCTTCGAGGGCGCCATTCGCGGTCCGCGCGCGGTGGTGCGCGGCGGATTGGGCGTCTTCCAGAACGTGCCCCAATCCACGCTCCTGGGTGCCGCGCTCGACAATACCGGCCTCACGTCCGGCGTGCAGCAACTCAACTGCGTTGGGGGCACGGTCCCGTCCCAGGCCTGGAACACGTGGGCCACGAACGCGGCGTCGATTCCCTCCACCTGCGCCGACGGCTCGGTGACGTCGCCGTTCACGAACGTGTCGCCCAACGTGAGCCTGTTCTCCAAGGCGTGGCAGTCCACCCGCAGCGTGCGCGGCAACCTCCAGTGGAATGGTCCGGTGGCGAACGGCCGCTTCACGGCGACGGTGGACGTGACGTACTCGAGCAACCTCAACCAGCCGGCCAACTACGACCTCAACTTTGCCGGCGCCACGCGCTTCTCGCTGGCGAGCGAAGGCGGGCGTCCGGTCTTCGCGCCGGCGACCAGCATCGATCCCGTCACCGGCATCACGGGACCGCGCGCGTCGCGGCTGCACCTCGAGTACAACGCCGTCAACGAGTCGCGTTCCGACCTGCGCTCGGAGTCGAAGCAGGTGACGCTGCGCCTCGTGCCGATGACCTTCAGCTCGAAGCTGGGCTGGAACATCGGCTACGTGTTCGGCGACGTCCGCGAGCAGTATCGCGGCTTCCAGAGCACGGTCGGCGATCCGCGCACGGTGGCCTGGTCGCGCTCGGCCGCGGCGTCGCGGCACCAGGTGCAGTATTCGCTCAACTACAACTTCTTCGATGCCGTGCGCGTGAATTGGTTCGGCAACGTGCGCGCCGGGTCGTACTACACGCCGGGCGTCAGCGGCGACGTGAACGGCGATGGGTTGTACAACGACCGCGCCTTCATCCCGAACCCGTCCACCGCCGCCGATCCGGCGCTCGCGACGGCCATGCAGTCGCTGCTCCGGAGTTCGACCGGCGGGGCCCGAAAGTGCCTCGAGTCGCAGTTGGGGCGGCTCGCCGACCGCAACAGCTGCCAGGGGCCGTGGACCCACACCGCCTTCCTGAGCGTCTCGTTCAATCCCATCAAGCTGCACCTTCCGCAGCGCGCGAACATCCAGTTCCAGGTGAGCAACCCCATCGGCGCCGCCGACCTGCTGGTCAACGGGGAAGATCACCTGAAGGGGTGGGGGCAGACCATCCAGCCCGAGGCGACGCTGCTCTATGTGCGCGGCTTCAATCCGGTGACGCAGCGCTACACGTACGAGGTGAACCAGCGCTTCGGTTCGACGAAGCCGTCGCAGACGACCATTCGCCAGCCGGTGACGGTCACCGCGCTGATGCGCTTCGACCTCGGTCCGCCGCGCGAGCGGACGCTGCTCACGCAGCAGCTGGACCGCGGCCGCCGTCTCGCGGGCCAGAAGGCCAGCGAGAGCATGCTCAACGCGATGTACGGCGCCGGCGGCGTCACCATCAACCCGATGGCGATGATCCTGCGCCAGACCGACAGCCTGCACCTCACGTCGGCGCAGGGCGACAGCCTGGCGACGATGAACCGCGCCTACCTGATCCAGCTCAACCGGCTCTGGGCGCCGATCATCAAGGAACTCGCGGGGCTGAGCGACAATTACAGCCATGAGCAGGCGTACGCGCAGTACAAGAAGACCCGCGAAGCCTCGGTGGACATCCTCATCAGGGTGGCCCCGCGCGTGAAGGCCGTGCTCACCAAGGAACAGCAGCGCAAGCTGCCGTCGCTCGTCGCCGCGCACCTGGATCCGTGGTACCTGCAGTCCATCCGCTCCGCCACGGTTGGCGGCACGGGCGGCGGTCCGTTCATGTTCATGGGCGGCGGCGCCGGCGGACCGGGTGTCCAGACCATCATGATCTCGCGCTAA
- a CDS encoding nitronate monooxygenase → MSIAGLPLIIQGGMGIAVSNWKLASAVAAAGHLGVISGTALDSVFVRRLQDGDPGGAVRRALAKFPKPEVAAEILRRYFKPEGRAPHEPYELLPMYRQAVSAFREQVTIAANFVEVWLAKEGHQGRVGINLLTKVQMPNLASLYGAMLAGADVVLMGAGIPREIPGALDALAVHAPATLRLDVDGQPSDQPVFLTFDPATHGMTNVPLKRPDFYAIVSAHTLATNLARKATGKVDGFVIEGATAGGHNAPPRGAVQLNARGEPIYGERDAADLQVMRDLGVPFWLAGSFGTPEGVAEALRQGAAGVQVGTAFAYSDESGFSAEIKQKVLADIAEGRASVFTDPRASPTGFPFKLIQTPSIVQQDDTRERCCDLGYLRTAARRADGRLVYRCPAAPVKDFLNAGGSEAETVGRRCLCNGLMSDIGLAQIRRDGSVEAPMVTSGDAVTDLARVAKGRTSYSAADVLEYLLAEVTVGAELTA, encoded by the coding sequence ATGAGCATTGCCGGACTTCCCCTGATCATCCAGGGTGGGATGGGCATCGCGGTTTCCAACTGGAAGCTGGCGAGTGCCGTCGCGGCCGCGGGGCACCTGGGGGTCATCTCGGGGACCGCGCTCGACTCGGTCTTCGTGCGTCGGCTCCAGGACGGTGACCCAGGCGGCGCCGTGCGCCGGGCGCTGGCGAAGTTCCCGAAGCCGGAGGTCGCCGCGGAGATTCTGCGCCGCTACTTCAAGCCCGAAGGGCGCGCGCCCCACGAGCCCTACGAGCTGCTGCCGATGTACCGGCAGGCCGTCAGTGCGTTTCGCGAGCAGGTGACCATCGCCGCGAACTTCGTGGAAGTCTGGCTTGCGAAGGAAGGCCATCAGGGGCGGGTGGGCATCAATCTGCTGACCAAGGTCCAGATGCCGAACCTCGCCTCGCTCTACGGCGCGATGCTGGCGGGCGCCGACGTGGTGCTGATGGGGGCGGGCATTCCCCGCGAGATTCCCGGGGCGCTCGATGCGCTCGCGGTGCACGCGCCAGCGACGCTGCGGCTCGATGTGGACGGGCAGCCATCCGATCAGCCGGTGTTTCTGACCTTTGATCCGGCGACGCACGGCATGACGAACGTGCCGCTGAAGCGTCCCGACTTCTATGCGATCGTCTCGGCCCACACGCTGGCCACCAACCTGGCCCGGAAGGCGACGGGCAAGGTGGATGGTTTCGTGATTGAAGGCGCAACCGCCGGCGGCCACAACGCCCCGCCGCGCGGCGCCGTGCAGCTGAACGCGCGTGGCGAGCCGATCTATGGCGAGCGCGACGCGGCCGACCTGCAGGTGATGCGCGACCTGGGCGTTCCGTTCTGGCTGGCCGGCAGCTTCGGCACGCCGGAGGGGGTGGCGGAGGCGTTGCGACAGGGCGCGGCCGGCGTGCAGGTGGGAACGGCCTTCGCCTACTCCGACGAGTCGGGCTTCTCGGCGGAGATCAAGCAGAAAGTGCTGGCCGACATCGCCGAGGGACGCGCGTCGGTCTTCACGGATCCGCGCGCCTCGCCAACGGGTTTCCCGTTCAAGCTCATTCAGACACCGTCCATCGTGCAGCAGGACGACACCCGCGAGCGATGCTGCGACCTCGGGTACCTGCGCACGGCGGCGCGTCGTGCCGATGGACGGCTCGTCTACCGCTGTCCGGCCGCGCCGGTGAAGGACTTCCTCAATGCCGGCGGGAGCGAAGCGGAGACAGTGGGGCGTCGCTGCCTGTGCAACGGCCTCATGTCCGACATCGGCCTGGCGCAGATTCGCAGGGATGGATCGGTGGAAGCGCCGATGGTGACGAGCGGGGACGCCGTCACCGACCTGGCGCGCGTGGCGAAGGGGCGCACGTCGTATTCCGCCGCCGACGTGCTGGAGTATCTGCTGGCCGAGGTGACGGTCGGTGCTGAACTCACGGCGTAG
- a CDS encoding rhodanese-like domain-containing protein produces MRRLLASLVLLTLTQRAASAQALAPAVPDPRAPLLVSADWLSHHVHDPNLVLLHVGAEAEYPAAHIAGARFVSVADVSVSDTARKLSVEMPGADTLRARLAALGVSDHSRVVVYFAKDMVYQTTRVLFTLFFAGLGDRVALLDGGMGAWTAAGQPIAADVPAAAAGSLAPLGVRNFVVNAAYVHAMNGKAGVAIVDARDSVFYNGTRQGGSPQAPQRAGHVPGARSVPWTALYDAKLQLKPREELARIFAAAGVKTDDVVIGYCHTGQQATAMLLAARALGHPVLLYDGSFQDWSARTDLPVETNIP; encoded by the coding sequence GTGCGCCGACTGCTCGCATCGCTCGTCCTGCTCACGTTGACCCAGCGCGCCGCATCGGCGCAGGCGCTGGCTCCCGCCGTGCCCGATCCGCGCGCCCCGCTGCTCGTCAGCGCCGACTGGCTCTCGCACCACGTGCACGACCCGAATCTCGTCTTGCTGCACGTCGGCGCGGAGGCAGAGTATCCTGCCGCGCACATTGCCGGCGCGCGGTTCGTCAGCGTCGCCGACGTCTCGGTGAGCGACACGGCCCGCAAGCTGTCGGTCGAGATGCCCGGCGCCGACACCCTGCGCGCGCGGCTGGCGGCGCTGGGCGTGTCCGATCACTCACGCGTCGTCGTCTACTTTGCGAAGGACATGGTCTACCAGACGACCCGCGTCCTCTTCACGCTCTTCTTCGCCGGGCTCGGCGACCGCGTGGCGCTCCTCGACGGCGGCATGGGGGCCTGGACGGCCGCCGGACAGCCGATCGCCGCCGACGTCCCGGCGGCCGCGGCGGGCAGCCTCGCGCCGCTGGGCGTCCGCAACTTCGTGGTGAACGCTGCCTATGTGCACGCGATGAACGGCAAGGCGGGCGTCGCCATCGTGGATGCGCGCGACAGTGTCTTCTACAACGGGACGCGACAGGGTGGCAGCCCGCAGGCCCCGCAGCGCGCCGGGCACGTGCCGGGCGCGCGCAGCGTGCCGTGGACCGCGCTGTACGACGCCAAGCTGCAGCTCAAGCCGCGCGAAGAGTTGGCCCGCATCTTCGCCGCGGCCGGCGTCAAGACGGACGACGTGGTGATCGGCTACTGCCACACGGGACAGCAGGCCACGGCGATGCTGCTCGCCGCCCGCGCGCTCGGACATCCGGTGCTGTTGTACGATGGGTCATTCCAGGATTGGTCGGCGCGGACCGACCTTCCGGTGGAGACGAACATCCCGTAA